A genome region from Leptospira stimsonii includes the following:
- a CDS encoding transcriptional regulator, giving the protein MNTQKKRIKIILSCFKGNQKEFGETIGKSKQTISGWASGRFPIPENAAITIELVHGYRREWILKGQNPERVTRFNQRRVIQDTNVEISILRKFLSNKSLRELLMILSRLSRNEFRLAQKVILSLGKKNLNKIEFRANT; this is encoded by the coding sequence TTGAACACCCAAAAAAAAAGAATTAAAATCATCCTTTCGTGCTTTAAGGGAAACCAAAAAGAATTTGGAGAAACGATAGGCAAGTCGAAGCAAACAATTAGCGGTTGGGCCAGCGGCAGATTTCCGATTCCCGAAAATGCAGCAATTACGATCGAATTAGTTCATGGATATAGACGAGAATGGATCCTTAAGGGCCAAAATCCAGAACGAGTAACTCGTTTTAACCAGAGAAGGGTGATTCAGGATACTAATGTTGAGATTTCTATTTTAAGAAAATTTTTATCGAATAAATCGCTGAGAGAACTGTTAATGATTTTATCCAGATTATCCAGAAATGAATTCAGATTAGCCCAGAAAGTAATATTGAGCTTAGGAAAAAAAAATCTTAATAAAATCGAATTCCGAGCAAATACATAG
- a CDS encoding LIC10906 family membrane protein, whose product MNPNLYIPAFAGLSHFFFGIYVFRLKPRQSAQTIFFVLNLLLSLWMLIQVGRGFLPIPLRNLALNLTFLPISFAPFTLYLLFKKIENKDKGIPVWTLIVNFFGSAFVLYTCLSLKMATLKDPEKFIFDLNLNYHFLVAYLCFWMLLAIGTVTRTMLVKRGDFKVRLFLVLLGAALVLPITTAFVYFLPLFGIYKPYLSSIGLIFASILWAIAILHYDAFEIKAEVLEGREVLLLNRAASFGFLKLLEKLDPMRFVQKSAHEKEEITKQILIQDYNLASRTGELSVEKRARILSKKFGKYFK is encoded by the coding sequence ATGAATCCAAATCTATACATTCCTGCTTTTGCGGGGTTATCCCATTTCTTTTTCGGTATTTATGTTTTTAGATTAAAGCCAAGACAATCTGCTCAAACGATATTCTTCGTTTTAAATTTGTTACTTTCCCTTTGGATGCTCATCCAAGTCGGGCGAGGATTTCTTCCGATTCCGCTCCGAAATCTTGCTTTGAATTTAACGTTTCTTCCAATCTCGTTTGCCCCATTTACCTTATACCTACTTTTCAAAAAAATTGAAAACAAAGATAAGGGAATTCCGGTTTGGACCTTAATAGTGAATTTTTTCGGATCAGCTTTTGTTCTTTACACATGCCTTTCTCTGAAAATGGCTACTTTGAAAGATCCTGAAAAATTTATTTTTGATCTAAATCTGAACTATCACTTCCTTGTCGCTTATTTGTGCTTTTGGATGCTTTTGGCGATCGGAACTGTCACTCGAACGATGCTAGTCAAGCGGGGTGATTTTAAAGTAAGGCTGTTTTTGGTCTTATTGGGGGCGGCGCTTGTGTTACCGATTACTACTGCGTTTGTTTATTTTCTTCCGCTTTTCGGTATATATAAGCCTTATCTTTCTTCTATCGGTCTTATCTTTGCTTCAATCCTTTGGGCGATTGCAATTCTTCATTACGATGCATTTGAGATCAAAGCTGAGGTTCTGGAAGGCAGGGAAGTCCTATTATTAAATAGGGCGGCTTCGTTTGGATTCTTAAAACTTTTGGAAAAGTTGGATCCAATGAGATTTGTACAAAAAAGTGCACATGAAAAAGAAGAAATCACCAAACAAATTCTAATACAGGACTACAATCTTGCCTCAAGGACTGGCGAACTCTCTG